The following are encoded in a window of Solibacillus sp. FSL R7-0668 genomic DNA:
- the pyrF gene encoding orotidine-5'-phosphate decarboxylase has product MLNTKPIIALDFPGEQDVMNFLAQFDEKLFVKIGMELYMQEGPSIVEKVKEQGHDIFLDLKLHDIPNTVKSAMKGLARLGVDLVNVHAAGGRPMMEGALEGLEAGTPAGKSRAALIAVTQLTSTTEQQMQQEQKIALTLNESVLHYAQLTKQAGLNGVVCSVHEANAIREICGEDFLRVTPGIRMLGGEAHDQKRIATPDGAKKDGSSLIVVGRAITGAPNPVTAYKEVCKLWEAK; this is encoded by the coding sequence ATGTTAAATACAAAACCGATTATTGCTTTAGACTTTCCTGGGGAACAGGATGTCATGAACTTTTTAGCGCAATTTGATGAGAAGTTATTCGTTAAAATTGGGATGGAGTTATATATGCAGGAAGGTCCATCAATCGTAGAGAAAGTCAAAGAACAAGGGCATGATATTTTCCTTGATTTAAAATTACATGATATTCCAAATACAGTGAAATCGGCAATGAAGGGCTTAGCTCGCTTAGGTGTAGATTTAGTCAACGTACATGCTGCAGGTGGACGACCAATGATGGAGGGCGCGCTTGAAGGCTTAGAGGCAGGAACGCCAGCGGGTAAATCACGTGCTGCGTTAATTGCGGTTACACAATTAACATCAACAACAGAGCAGCAAATGCAACAAGAGCAAAAAATTGCGTTAACGCTTAATGAATCGGTTTTACATTATGCACAGTTAACGAAACAGGCCGGTCTTAATGGGGTTGTGTGCTCTGTACATGAAGCAAATGCGATTCGTGAAATTTGCGGAGAAGACTTTTTACGTGTCACACCGGGTATTCGTATGCTGGGTGGAGAAGCGCATGATCAAAAGCGTATTGCAACGCCAGATGGAGCCAAAAAAGATGGCTCATCATTAATTGTTGTAGGGCGTGCGATTACAGGTGCACCTAACCCTGTTACTGCATATAAAGAAGTTTGTAAATTATGGGAGGCAAAATAA